GAATAAATGGCTTTGAATTACTTTCAAAACTTACAGCTGTTAATTTTCAAGTCATTTTTGTTACGGCGTATAGTGAGTATGCTATTGAAGCTTTTAAAAAATCGGCCATTGATTATGTGTTGAAACCTATAGATAATGACGATTTGGTTATTGCCATCAATAAAGCTCTGGATGTTATTAAATTGAAGAAGGAAAGTGCCAATAATTTAAAATTAGTGAATCTGTTAGAAGAGAATATTTCTAAAAATAATAAAGTCATAATTCCAACCCAAAAGGGGATTTCTTTTATACCACAGGAAGAGGTTCTTCATTTAGAAGGTTATGATGGCTACACCAAAATTCATATTATAAATGGTGTAACCATAACAAGCTCTTACAATTTAGGGAAATTTGAAAAACTATTAAGTGCTAATTTTTTTAAATGTCATAAATCGCATATTATAAATTTAGGAAAAGTACGTCATTTTGAAAATGAAGGCTATCTAGTTTTAGACAATGAGTACCGAGTACCCATATCTAAAACAAACAAAAAAGCCTTTCTAAATTTATTTAATTAGGCTTTAAAGCCGCCTAGATATTGACAATCTTTCAAGTCTTGAACGCTTTTAAACGGGACAACCGTTTTGTTGTACATATAGGTTCTGTCTAATTCTTTAGTAAGCGTTTGGTCGTCTACATTTACAGCTACATCACTCATTTTAAACTGGCATGGATGTTCATATCCTGCAGCGTGTGTAATTTCAATAAATTCCTTTCTAAAGGTTTTAAAATACTGCGCTAATCTTTCAGATTTTAATGTTGGATCAATACCGCTTTGCAGCCATTTATTTTGTGTAGCCACTCCAGCAGGACAACGATTAGTATGGCAAACTTGCGCCTGAATACAACCAATACTCATCATGGCTTCACGGGCAACATTAATACAGTCGGCTCCCATGGCAAATGCCATAGCGGCTTTAGCTGGAAAACCTAACTTTCCACTACCAACAAAAACAATACGTTCTGTCAAGTTTCTATTTTTAAACACTTTATATAAATCACTAAAACCAAAAACCCAAGGTAAGGATACGTGATCTGCAAAACTTGGAGGTGCTGCACCAGTTCCACCTTCGCCACCATCTACCGTTATAAAGTCTGGGCCTTTACCAGTTTTAACCATAATATCGGCCAACTCTTCCCATTGCTCTAATTTTCCAATAGCCGCTTTAATTCCAACAGGTAATCCGGTTGCTTCGGCAATTTGTTCTATAAAAACCATCATTTCCGGAACATTTGAAAAGGCAGAGTGCGTAGGAGGAGATAACACGTCTTTACCTAATGGTACATGTCTTATATCTGATATTTCTTGCGTTATTTTTGCACCTGGTAATACGCCACCTTTTCCAGGTTTAGCACCTTGGGACAGCTTAATTTCAATAGCTTTTACAAATGGATTCTTTTCAACCAAGGCTATTAACTTCTCCATCGAAAACGTACCATCATCACTTCGGACGCCAAAATAACCCGTTCCAAAGTGAAAGACAACATCCCCACCATGCGAATGGTATGGAGACAATCCACCTTCACCAGTGTTATGATAAGCGTCAGCCATTTTTACACCTTTATTCATGGATTCTACAGCCTTGGCTGATAAAGACCCAAAACTCATGGCGCTAACATTAATAACAGAAGCTGGCCTATAAGGTTTTCTTCGGTTGTTATAAAGCCCCATTACTTTGGCACAAGGTAAAAACGTAGGGTCTATAGTATGCGGATGATTTTCTGGAATTTTAAAAGGCATCATGGCATTATTGATAAAAATATGCTGATGTGCATAAATATCTCTATCGGTTCCAAAGCCCTCGTAGTTATTTTGTTTTTTTGCCGAGGCGTAAATCCAGCTCCGCTCAATTCGGTTAAAAGGAAGTTCCTCGCGGTTATTGGCAACTAAATATTGTCTTAATTCTGGTCCAATTTTTTCCAACATATAACGGAAGTGACCCACTATTGGAAAGTTATGGCTAATGGTGTGTCGTCTTTGAAAAAACACATCGCGAATAGCAACTAAAATTAACGCAATAATAATCCACATCCACCAAGATATGTTGCCTAAAAAATCAAGGAAAGCATTCATAGAGTAAAATTTTTACGTAAAGATATTTAAAATTAATCTGAAAAATTAGATATCTTTATAAAATGGGTAAATCTGGAAAAAAGTGGTTAAAAATAGGACTCGGAATAGTTATTGGTTTTTTTATACTGTTGTTTGTTGTACAGTGGTTTGTGCAAAATAAACTAACAAGTTTTCTTGAAAACGAACTTCCTAAAACCATGAGCGTCACGTATTCAGATTTACGTGTGAACATTTTTACGGGTAGCTTGGAAGTCGATGCGCTTAAATTTTCTAGAATAGGCGAGACAACCAATGATACTTTACTAACACTGAAACTAAAACAATTATTGGTGGAAGATGTTGGTTATTGGAACTATATCATGAATAATACCATTCATGTTTCGGATTTAAAATTAGAAAGTCCTCATGTTGTATATAACCACAACCCGAAAGTCCAAAAGTCTGCATATAAATCGAAATCTAACAAACCGTTTAATAAGATCGTGAAGTTGGATGATTTTAATATAGAAAACGGAAGCATTCAAATTCATGATGTGTCAACAGATTCCTTAATGCTACAAGTGAAAAATACTCAATTTTCACTGGAGAATATTCGTTTTGACGAAAAAACGAAACATCAAAAAATCCCAATAACGTATGAAAATTTAAACCTAATTTTTGATAATTTGTTTTTTAAAATGGGTGAATATGATGATTTAAGAACAGGAAAATTTAGTATTCAAAAGGAACAAATTAATTTGCAAGATGTTTCAATAAAAACTAACTATTCCAAAAAAGAATTGTCTCGCGTTATAAAAGTAGAACGCGATCATTATGATGTAACCATAAAATTATTTCAACTAAAGGATTTTAATTATGGTTTTCGTCAGGACTCCATCCTTCAAATTAAAAGTCCGCAGGTGTTAATAACAGAAATTGATGCAGACATATATCGTGATAAATTGGTAGCTGATGATATGAGTATCAAACCACTTTACAGCAAAATGCTGCGAGATTTAAAGTTTGATTTAGCTATTGATGAGGTTATAATTGTGGATACCAAAATTAGTTATTCCGAAAAAGTAAAAGCAGATCGTCAAGCCGGAACGGTTAATTTTAATGATTTTCATGCCACAATAAAAAACGTGAGTAATACGTATGTGTCGCCAACAAAAACAACATTGGATATAAAAACGCAATTTATGGATCATGCGCCATTGCATGCTAATTGGGAGTTTGATGTGAATAATATTCAAGATAGATTTCTATTCCAGGCAGAAATAGATTTATTGAAAGCATCGTATTTAAATACATTTTTACAACCTAATTTAAATGTGCGTTTGGAAGGTGAATTAGAAAAAACCTATCTAACTATTGATGGTAATGACAATCTCTCACAAATTGATTTCAAAACAAAATATCAAAATTTTGATGTGGTTGTACTGCAAGAAGGTGGTAAAGAAAAAAATACGTTTTTATCCGATGTAGTAAACATTTTTGTTTCCAAAAACAGTAATAATCGCGAATCTCAATTTAAAGAAGTTACCAAGCAAGGTATTGAAAGAAACAAAAACCAATCGGTTTTCAATTATATCTGGATTAATACGCGAGCTGGATTACTTAAAGCTATGACGTTTGAATAGAATCCTCAATTTTTCAGATTAAATTGTTTATAATTATTCATAAAACCGACGGCCTAAACGGCTAACATTGGTTATTTTCACACTTTAAAAATTATAGAAGTTTGGAGAAGTATTTAAGCCAGTTAAATGAAGCGCAACTTGCGCCAACATTGCAGAAAGATGGACCGATGATTGTTATTGCAGGAGCTGGTTCTGGCAAAACACGTGTCTTGACGTATCGTATTGCGTACCTCATGAGTCAAGGTGTGGATGCCTTTAATATCCTATCATTAACATTTACTAACAAAGCAGCACGTGAAATGAAAGCGCGTATTGCAACTATTGTTGGTGAAAGTGAAGCAAAAAACCTTTGGATGGGAACTTTCCACTCCGTTTTTGCTAAAATTTTGCGTTTTGAAGCCGATAAATTGGGCTATCCAAGCAATTTCACCATTTATGACACCCAAGATTCTGATAGGTTAATTGCGTCTATAATTAAAGAAATGAATTTGGATAAGGAAATCTATAAAACGAAACAGATTCGTTCCCGAATTTCATCATACAAAAACAGCTTAATAACTGTAAAAGCCTATTTTCAGAATCCAGAATTAATGGAAGCTGATAAAATGGCCAGACGTCCACGATTAGGCGAAATTTATAAAAATTACGTGGATCGCTGTTTTAAAGCAGGTGTTATGGATTTTGATGATTTACTATTAAAAACCAACGAATTGCTTACGCGTTTCCCCGAAGTATTAGCAAAATATCAAGATAAATTCCGCTACATTTTGGTGGATGAGTATCAGGATACCAACCACTCGCAGTATTTAATTGTTCGTGCCTTATCAGATCGTTTTCAGAACATCTGTGTGGTAGGGGATGATGCCCAAAGTATCTATGCCTTCCGAGGCGCTAACATTAATAATATTTTAAACTTCCAAAAGGATTATGAGGATGTGAAGCTCTTTCGTTTGGAGCAGAATTACCGTTCTACAAAAAATATTGTAAATGCCGCGAATTCCATCATTGATAAAAACCAAACCAAGCTTGATAAAATAGTTTGGACGGCCAATGATGAAGGTGCTAAAATAAAAGTCAACCGTTCGTTAACCGATGGTGATGAAGGGCGTTTTGTAGCGAGTTCTATTTTTGAAAATAAAATGCAAAATCAATTGCCAAATAGCGATTTTGCTGTTTTGTATAGAACTAATGCGCAATCCCGTTCTATTGAAGATGCCTTAAGAAAACGAGATATTCCGTATCGTATTTATGGTGGTTTATCATTTTATCAGCGAAAGGAAATTAAGGATGTCCTGTCTTACTTACGTTTAATTATTAACCCAGCTGATGAGGAGGCTTTAAAACGTGTTATTAATTATCCGGCTCGTGGTATTGGGCAAACAACTATGGATAGATTGGTTGTGGCAGCAAATGGGTACGGTAAAACCATTTTTGAAGTCCTTCAAAACATTGATAAAGTAGATGTAAATATCAACTCGGGAGCACGTAATAAATTACGAGATTTTACAACGCTTATTGAGAGTTTTCAGGTTATGAATCAAACCGCCAATGCCTTTGATCTGGCGGAACATGTAACCAAAGCTAGTGGTTTAATTCGTGAATTAAATAAAGATAGCACGCCTGAAGGTGTTGCTAGAATGGAAAATATTGAAGAACTATTAAATGGTATTAAAGATTTTGTTGAAGGGCAAAAAGAAATTGCAGATGCCACGGCGTCATTAGCAGAGTTTTTAGAAGATGTGGCTCTGGCTACCGATTTAGATGCGGATAAAGGCGATGCCGATCACGTAGCTTTAATGACTATTCACTTGGCAAAAGGCTTGGAATTTCCGTATGTATATATAGTTGGTTTGGAGGAAGATTTATTTCCGTCAGCCATGAGTATGGGAACGAGAAGTGAGTTGGAGGAGGAGCGTCGTTTGTTTTATGTTGCTTTAACCCGTGCTGAAAAACAAGCCTATTTAACCTATGCTTTATCCCGTTACCGTTGGGGAAAACTGATTGATTCAGACCCAAGTCGCTTTATTGAAGAAATAGACGAGCAGTATTTAGATATTATAACACCAATTGAAGAACGCCGATTTAACCCGATGCTAGATGCTGATATTTTTGGCGATCCGGAACCCAATAAAGTGCGTTTTAAAAAACCAGTTCAACCTACTTTTAAAAAGAAAGGAGCACCCGTTTCTAAAGTGGTGAAGAAGGAATTGCCGACTTCTAAAAATTTAAAGCCGGTAAGTCAAACCAAAGGGAATACAAATCTATTTGATGGTAAATTAGCCGTAGGAAATATGGTAGAGCATTTGCGTTTTGGTAAAGGCGAAGTTTTAAAAATTGAAGGCGCCGGAGGGGACACAAAAGCGGAAATAAAATTTAACAATGGTGGTGTTAAAAAGTTATTATTACGCTTTGCTAAATTAGAAGTGATTGGATAAAAGTGCTAATCAAAATGTGTTTGCATAAAGGCTTTTAGTTTAATAGTGGAATCTAACAATTCAAGACCAATCCAGCCATGACCTGCATTTGGGTATAGGGTGAATTCATTGGTAACACCTAAATTATCCAACTTCGCATGCATATCGGTTCCTTGTGATACGGGAATTAGTGGGTCCATTCCCCCATAAAACAATATGGTAGGCGGTGCAGAAGCTGTGGCACGATGATATGGGCTTGCTTCTTCTAGAAATTCTATAGAGGCATCAAGACCATAAAGATCTAAAAGCGCTTGTAATTCAGGGTTCGTATTGTTCAAATATGCGGGATCCGCTAAATTGGTAGGTCCAACAATGCTGCAAACCATATCTATATCAGAACCAGTATCAAAGGCATAGCTCCATAATAATGCTAAATGTGCGCCAGCACTTACGCCTACAAACGCAAAATCATTATCAATAACATAAAATTCGCGTTCATTTTTTAAATAATTAATTACAGCTGTAATATCATTAATTTGCATCGGGTATGGCTGATTGTTGGCGTCGGCTAAGCGGTAATTCATGTTTACAATGCCCATGTTTGGAAATTCATTTTTAATGTAATCCCTAAAACCATTCATGTCATTTTTGTCACCTGCGCTCCAACCGCCTCCATGTATCAAAATCATAACATTGGTATCTAATGTTCTATTTGCTGGAAGATAAATATCAAATTTTTGATGAATACTATTTCCGTAAGAAACATTTAATTTTTCGTAATAGGCTGCGGAGTTTAAATTTGAGCCTTGAGAGGTCTCATCATCGGAATCGCATGAAAACACAAGTAAAACTGTTAATGAGCACAATAAGAGCGAATGAATAGTTTTCATAATAAATAGAATTAAGTATCTTGCTTAAGTTAACGATATTTTCCGAATAATAGTATGGCTGAATTTATAAGAATATACGAAGAAAACCCAAATCCGAAAGAGATTAAGCGGGTTGTTGAAATTTTAAAACGAGGCGGTTTAATTATTTATCCAACCGATACCGTTTATGGATTAGGGTGTGATATTACCAATGTAAAAGCTTTGGAAAAAATTGCTAGAATTAAAGGTGTCAAGCTAGAAAAGTCAAATTTTTCTTTTATCTGTCACGATTTAAGTAATTTAAGCGATTATGTTAAGCAAATAGACACCACAACTTTTAAAATTTTAAAACGGGCGCTTCCTGGGCCGTACACTTTTATTTTACCAGGAGCAAAATCCCTTCCTTCTGTTTTTAAAAAAAAGAAAACCGTTGGTATTCGTGTGCCTAGTAATAATATAGCGTTGGAAATAGTAAAGCAATTAGGAAACCCTATTATTTCTACATCCATTCGTGATGAAGATGATGTTTTGGAATATACTACAGATCCTGAATTGATTTTTGAAAAATGGGAAAATTTAGTCGATTTGGTTATAGATGCTGGTTATGGTGATAACGTGGCATCTACCGTTATCGATTTATCTGAAGACACACCAATAATAGTGAGAGAAGGAAAAGGTAGTTTAGAGATTTTTTAGAAATCTTTAAACCACCTTTTTTTTGTTTTTGAGTATTAAGCGGATTTTAAATTTCTTGAAAATCGGTTGGACTCCTTACCGCTTATGATAATAGAGTCTGCTTGAAAATATTTTTCAGATTTAATCACATTGATAAGCCAATCCAAATGATTTTTAGATTTTCTTTCAAACTCATAGTGTAATGTCTGTTTCATAGTAAAATTGGTTTTGAAGTAGGCGATTGCCAAAAAATTTCACAAAGAAAAAGTTACGGTAGTTTTGGGTTACTTAAATTTAAAATAATAATTTATTAAAATATTAATTATTCTATAAACGGGATAATATATTGGTTAAACTATTTGTTTACTGTTAAATTATAAGAAATATCCCATTTTATTAACACAAATGATGTTAATTATTGATTCATTTGAAAAAAATATTTTTCATGACATAAGGGAACAAAAAAAGCCCAATCTTAACGATTGGGCTTTTAAATTTTATAGGCTTAAACGATTATCTACCGTCAGCTGCAAGGTTTTTCATTTCCTTGTCAATCATTTCGTAGAATTCATCAATTTTTGGTAAAACAATAATTCTAGTACGTCTATTTTTAGCTCTGTTTTCTGCCGTGTCATTATCTACTAAAGGTTGGAATTCTGAACGACCAGCCGCAATAAGTTGTTTAGGAGCTACACCTAAATCTTCTAATACACGAACAACAGAGGTTGCACGTTTAACACTTAAATCCCAGTTGTCAATAAGTGGAGGTCTGTTGTATGGAACAGGATCTGTATGCGCTTCAACCATACATTCAAATGTAGGCTTCGCTTTTACAACTGTGGCCACTTTTCCTAAAATTTCTTTAGCTCTAGTTGATACGTTGTAACTACCACTTTGGAATAATACTTTATCAGCAATTGAAATAAATACCACACCTTTTTCAACATTAACTTGAATGTCTGGATCGTTGATACCTACTTCTTTCTTTAAACTTGTAACAAGTGCTAACATGACACTGTCTTTTTTGCTAACAGCATCTTGCAATCTAGAAATTCTTAAATCTTTTTCTTTTAAACTTTCAAGAGACTTTTCAACATTGCTAGCACCTTTAGTAGTTAGCATAGTTAAGGCCTCATTACTGATAATAAGATTTTCGTTGGTCTTCTTAAAGTCGGCTAGACGATCTTCTAAACCTTGTGCTTTAGATAAGCAAGAGTTTAACTTTATCGTAGCAGTATTTAATAAATCTTGTGTTTCTTTTTGCTTGGCTTCAAGAGCTGCATATTCTTTCTTGGAAACGCATGAACCTAATAGGAACATGGCGGAAATACTCAATAAAATTAGTTTTTTCATAATACTTAATGTGATTTTAGGTGTTAATTATTAACATACCAAAATTATACAAAAGATTAGTTCATTTGGCATGTATTAACAAAAACTTTAACAAATTTATAAACAATTAGTTTTCAGTATAATAAAGGAAAAACGCAATTGTTTTTAACTTATTTGATTAAGAAATGTGCTCTATAAAATAATGATCATTTTTAAGAGCGATAGGTGCCTTTAATATAATAGTCCCAAACAATCGATTTTGTTTGAAAGTAGCCAGCTTTCTGGTGGAGCACCGCTCGCTTTTTCAGCAGGTTTGGAAGGTTTTTATAAAAACTTAAATGCGCTTTTAATACAGCTAAAATATGCTGAAATTTCAACGTGAATAAAAACATAATGCTGGCAAGTCCATCTAATAAGAGTCGTGTAAAAATTAGGAAGAATAAATTGCCAGACGCATTTTTTGTGATTGTAAATAAACTATTTCTAAAGTTTAAATAGGTTTTTTTTGGGTTGGTATTTTTTAATGTTGCGCCACCTACATGATAAACTGTTGATGTTCCTATATAAACCGTTTTTAAATCTTGATTGAAAGCGCGCCAACATAAGTCAATTTCCTCCATGTGCGCAAAAAACGATTCATCAAAACCGCTTAAATTTTTAAAAACTGATTTTCTGATGAAGAAACAAGCTCCTGATGCCCAAAATATATTGGTCTTGTCATTGTATTGCTTATTGTCTTTTTCAAGAGTATTAAAAACACGTCCACGGCAAAACGGATAACCATATTTATCTATAAAACCGCCTGCTGCGCCAGCATATTCAAAATAAGCCTTGTTTTTAAAATCTAAAATTTTTGGTTGAATGATAGCTGTTTCAGGGTTGTTTTCAAATTCTTCAAGAATCGATTCTAACCAATTTTCTGTCACCTCCACATCCGAATTCAACAAACAATAGATGTCTTCCTCAACCTGTTTTAAAGCGTCATTATAGCCCTTTGCGTAACCACCATTTTCAGAATTTTTGATAATGGTGATTTCTGGAAAGTTCTCCTTTATATAATGGACAGAATCATCGGTAGATGCATTATCGGCAACATAAATATTAGCTTCTTCAGAAAAAGCCATAACGGCTGGCAAAAACTGCTCCAACAGTTTTTGGCCATTCCAATTCAATATAACAACGGCTATTTTCATAGTATTAATCTCTCTAATAATCAGGAATATCTTTTAAAAATGTGTAGCATTCCGCTTTTAAATCCATTTGGCAATAATAATGATTTAAACCATTTGTTACCATTAAATAGGTAGCGTTTAGGGTTAAGTTATATTGTGCAATTTGGTCAAATGTACTTTGATTAATTGGGATGCTGGGCGCTTTACATTCAACAATTAGGTGAATGGTACCATCAGAATTATAAACGACAATATCATAACGTTTCTTTAAATTGTTGACACGCAATTCCTTTTCAACGTTTATAAGCGATTTAGGATAGTTTTTTTCCTGCATTAAAACTTGCAAGCAATGCTGACGAACCCATTCTTCCGGTTGTAAAATCACAAATTTTTTCCGAATAGGATCGAATATAGATACTTTATTTTCGCTATTTTTGAAACGAAACGAAAACTTCGGAAAATTGAGTGCTTGCATAGTTGCCACTTATGGTTTTGCCAAAGTTAACGTTCAATAGTCAAAAACCAAATGCCTTACCACTTTTTTAGGAATAGGTATTTTAAATTTCGAAAAGTCAGCAATTTTGGACGAAGTCAAACAATTAGTAAGCGATATTAAAAACCGGAATTTTAAGCCTATTTATTTTTTAATGGGTGAAGAGCCTTATTATATTGATAAGGTTTCCGATTATATTCAAGAAACCGTTTTAACAGAAGAAGAACGCGGTTTTAACCAAATGGTATTATATGGTCGCGATGTAACTATTGATGAAGTTGTAGGTAATGCTAAACGTTTCCCCATGATGGCGGAATACCAAGTCATTATTGTTAAGGAAGCACAAGATTTATCACGAACGATTGAAAATTTAGTGGAATACGCTAAAAACCCGCAACCTTCAACCATTCTGGTGTTTAATTATAAATATAAAACAATTGACAAACGAAAATCTTTATATAAGGCATTGAATAAAACGGCTCTTGTTTTTGAAAGCAAAAAATTATATGACAACCAAGTGCCGTCTTGGATTAATAAGGTTTTGGCAGGAAAAAACTATAGTATCACGCCAAAAGGAGCGCAGATGTTAACCGAGTTTTTGGGTACAGATTTAAGCAAAATTAGTAATGAATTAGATAAACTGCGAATTGTATTACCAGAAGGTACACAAATTACACCTGAACTAATTGAGGTAAACATAGGAATCAGTAAAGACTATAATAATTTTGAGTTGCACAAAGCAATAGGCTATCGTGATGTGGTAAAAGCGAATAAAATTATCAACTACTTTGGCGAAAACCCAAAGGATAATCCTATGGTTTTAACCGTTGGTTTTTTATATACGTATTTTAGTCGCGTGTTACATTTACATGGATTAAAGGATAAATCATCAAGAAATGTAGCAGCTGCCTTAAAAATATCGCCTTATTTTACAGAGGAATATATAGTTGCGGCTCGTAATTATCCCATGAAAAAGGTCAGTGCTATTATTTCTGATCTTCGTGTTTTTGATGTGAAAGGAAAAGGCGTAGGCGCCAATGCGGTTCCACAAAGCGATTTACTGAAAGAACTTATGGTTCGGATTATGTATTAACAGTTTTTCTTCATTTTAACATCTCAACTTTATCCTTTAACATTTTTTATTAAACTTCCGTTAAATGACGGCTCAAATTCGTTGGGAGCCTAGATATCTATTATATTAAGGTAAACGAATTAATAATCTTAAAAATACTTAAAATGAAGGATTTAAATAAAAAGAGAGTAGCTATATTAGCTACAAATGGTTTTGAAGAAAGTGAATTAAGAGAACCAAAAAAAGCACTAGAAGAAGCAGGAGCTCATGTAGATATTGTGAGTTTAGAATCAGGAACTATAAAATCATGGACTGATGGTAATTGGGGTAAAACCTATACGGTAGATAAAACGTTAGACAATGTATCGCAAAATGATTACAACGCTTTAATGTTACCGGGAGGAGTCATTAATCCTGACGTATTGCGAAAGAATAAAAATGCCGTGAGTTTTGTGAAATCATTTTTTGAAAATCACAAACCCGTTGCAGCAATCTGTCATGCACCTTGGTTATTAGCGGAAGCAGATGTTTTAAAAGGCCGAAAAGTAACATCTTACGGATCTATTAAAACAGATATCATAAATGCTGGCGCGAACTGGGTCGATGAAGAAGTTGTGGTGGATAGTGGTTTAGTAACAAGTCGTTCACCGAAAGATTTACCAGCTTTCAATAAGAAATTAGTGGAAGAAGTTTATGAAGGTAAACATGAAGCACAGATGGCGTAATCTATTTGTCAATCCTATATTAAAAAACGCAAACCTTAAGGTTTGCGTTTTTTTTATGTTTATTCAAACCTGCGTCATGGTGAACTAGTTTCAGAAACCCATCATTTTTTTCTGAATAACGAAAACAAAGAAATTGTACCGACTTTCATAGGCGTATAATTTAACGCCGTATTTGATTTATTATTCTTTCAACTCTTCCAATACCAGGTTATAATCATACTGTAAATCTTCATGTAGGGTTTTAACAATTTTTTCAATCATTAAAATTTGCCTTTCAAAAATATTAGTAAGCGTTACATTTCTTTTTATTGAAGGTGTTATATCTTTTAAGCTTTCACAAAAATAGAGCAGAAGCTCGACTTCCGTTTCCTTTTTTAAGGAATAGCGTGCGTACTTTTTTATGAGTCGCAAGATTTTCCGAACACTTTTTTTGATATAGAAATAACTTGTAGTATTAATGGTTGAAAACTGCAAATCGATTTCGTTTTTAACAGATTCTATATAACCCGTTTCATCATGAGACTCAAATAACAAATAGGTGAGCAACTCCTTATTTTCTTTTTTAAATTTAGACAAGCGCAGCACCAATTCCATTAAATCTTTATCGGATTTATGCTGTAACTCTTTTTTTATGGTAATTACGGAAACGGCTTTCATATTTATTTCTCGTCAACCTTAATACATATAGGCATGGACGGGAATTTTTTAGTTTAATTAAATCAAATCAACCCCTTAAAATGAGGAATCGTTTTATATTGTAAGGGTCAGAATTAGCGTTTATCTAAAGCGTACTTTCCAGGTCCTGCTAAAAATATCACTAGAAATCCAACAAGGTATAAAAGTGCTTTTTCTTTGGTGCCAAAATCATCTTCCCAATGCACAATAAATGCCGCAACAAACATGGTAATGGCTGCCGGTAGCGCCGCTAATTTGGTTTTAAAACCAATGATAATGAGGATAGGAGCAACTACTTCTCCAATAAGGGCTAATATTAATGATAATGTTGGTCCAACTCCAATAGGGTCGCCAAACTCAATAGGACTTGTAAATAAACGTTCAATTTTAGGAATTCCATGAACAAGCATCATTCCAGAGAGTCCAACTCTTAAAATAGCTAAAGCTAAATCGTTGTAATTTTTTGTCAGCATAGGGTCGTTTTTTTTCTGAAGCCAATATAAATAAAAAGCATCATTGTTTTAGTTAGAGCATAAATATAATAAAAACAAAAAGACCTGATTGTTAATTTAAACAATCAGGTCTTTAAAATTA
Above is a window of Bizionia sp. M204 DNA encoding:
- a CDS encoding OmpA family protein, with translation MKKLILLSISAMFLLGSCVSKKEYAALEAKQKETQDLLNTATIKLNSCLSKAQGLEDRLADFKKTNENLIISNEALTMLTTKGASNVEKSLESLKEKDLRISRLQDAVSKKDSVMLALVTSLKKEVGINDPDIQVNVEKGVVFISIADKVLFQSGSYNVSTRAKEILGKVATVVKAKPTFECMVEAHTDPVPYNRPPLIDNWDLSVKRATSVVRVLEDLGVAPKQLIAAGRSEFQPLVDNDTAENRAKNRRTRIIVLPKIDEFYEMIDKEMKNLAADGR
- a CDS encoding type 1 glutamine amidotransferase domain-containing protein, with product MKDLNKKRVAILATNGFEESELREPKKALEEAGAHVDIVSLESGTIKSWTDGNWGKTYTVDKTLDNVSQNDYNALMLPGGVINPDVLRKNKNAVSFVKSFFENHKPVAAICHAPWLLAEADVLKGRKVTSYGSIKTDIINAGANWVDEEVVVDSGLVTSRSPKDLPAFNKKLVEEVYEGKHEAQMA
- a CDS encoding DoxX family protein translates to MLTKNYNDLALAILRVGLSGMMLVHGIPKIERLFTSPIEFGDPIGVGPTLSLILALIGEVVAPILIIIGFKTKLAALPAAITMFVAAFIVHWEDDFGTKEKALLYLVGFLVIFLAGPGKYALDKR
- a CDS encoding type I restriction enzyme HsdR N-terminal domain-containing protein; its protein translation is MQALNFPKFSFRFKNSENKVSIFDPIRKKFVILQPEEWVRQHCLQVLMQEKNYPKSLINVEKELRVNNLKKRYDIVVYNSDGTIHLIVECKAPSIPINQSTFDQIAQYNLTLNATYLMVTNGLNHYYCQMDLKAECYTFLKDIPDY
- a CDS encoding glycosyltransferase family 2 protein — translated: MKIAVVILNWNGQKLLEQFLPAVMAFSEEANIYVADNASTDDSVHYIKENFPEITIIKNSENGGYAKGYNDALKQVEEDIYCLLNSDVEVTENWLESILEEFENNPETAIIQPKILDFKNKAYFEYAGAAGGFIDKYGYPFCRGRVFNTLEKDNKQYNDKTNIFWASGACFFIRKSVFKNLSGFDESFFAHMEEIDLCWRAFNQDLKTVYIGTSTVYHVGGATLKNTNPKKTYLNFRNSLFTITKNASGNLFFLIFTRLLLDGLASIMFLFTLKFQHILAVLKAHLSFYKNLPNLLKKRAVLHQKAGYFQTKSIVWDYYIKGTYRS
- the holA gene encoding DNA polymerase III subunit delta, which translates into the protein MDEVKQLVSDIKNRNFKPIYFLMGEEPYYIDKVSDYIQETVLTEEERGFNQMVLYGRDVTIDEVVGNAKRFPMMAEYQVIIVKEAQDLSRTIENLVEYAKNPQPSTILVFNYKYKTIDKRKSLYKALNKTALVFESKKLYDNQVPSWINKVLAGKNYSITPKGAQMLTEFLGTDLSKISNELDKLRIVLPEGTQITPELIEVNIGISKDYNNFELHKAIGYRDVVKANKIINYFGENPKDNPMVLTVGFLYTYFSRVLHLHGLKDKSSRNVAAALKISPYFTEEYIVAARNYPMKKVSAIISDLRVFDVKGKGVGANAVPQSDLLKELMVRIMY